The Kocuria sp. TGY1127_2 genome includes a window with the following:
- a CDS encoding SufE family protein, with translation MTQTATELPESLQEIVEEFAELPPQDRLQLLLEFSNGLPELPARFKDHPELLEPVPECQSPIFLVTEVEEDSTVRLYFSAPPEAPTTRGFAGILHEGLDGKSADIVAGVPSDLPLRLSLTQAVSPLRLNGMSGMLARIQRQVAEKTE, from the coding sequence ATGACCCAGACCGCAACCGAACTTCCCGAATCACTGCAGGAGATCGTGGAAGAGTTTGCCGAACTTCCGCCTCAGGACCGTCTGCAGCTCCTCCTCGAATTCAGCAACGGCCTGCCTGAGCTTCCCGCTCGGTTCAAGGACCACCCCGAGTTGCTCGAGCCCGTGCCGGAGTGCCAGTCGCCGATCTTCCTCGTGACCGAGGTCGAGGAGGACAGCACCGTTCGTCTGTACTTCTCCGCGCCACCGGAAGCTCCCACGACTCGAGGTTTCGCGGGGATTCTCCACGAAGGACTCGACGGAAAATCTGCCGACATCGTCGCTGGCGTCCCCTCGGACTTGCCGTTGCGGCTCTCCCTCACCCAGGCAGTCAGTCCTTTGAGGTTGAATGGGATGAGCGGCATGCTGGCGCGCATTCAGCGTCAGGTCGCCGAGAAAACCGAGTAG
- the tpx gene encoding thiol peroxidase has product MAEITFKGNPTQTSGDLPDKGSTPPAFTLAGTDLGEVTENDFQGKTIVLNIFPSVDTGVCAASVRKFNEEAAGLNDVAVVCVSNDLPFALGRFCGAEGIDNVVTASGFRSTFGDDYGVRITDGPMEGLLARSVVVISPQGEVVYTQLVPEIGQEPDYDSAITAARG; this is encoded by the coding sequence ATGGCTGAAATCACCTTCAAGGGAAATCCGACCCAGACCTCGGGCGACTTGCCCGACAAAGGATCGACCCCTCCCGCGTTCACCCTGGCAGGAACCGACTTGGGGGAAGTCACCGAGAACGACTTCCAGGGAAAAACCATCGTCTTGAATATCTTTCCTTCGGTGGATACCGGAGTTTGCGCGGCGAGTGTCCGAAAGTTCAACGAAGAAGCAGCCGGCCTCAACGATGTTGCGGTCGTGTGCGTCTCGAACGATCTTCCCTTTGCACTGGGTCGCTTTTGCGGTGCCGAGGGTATCGACAATGTCGTGACCGCCTCGGGGTTCCGCTCTACCTTCGGCGATGACTACGGGGTCCGGATCACCGACGGTCCGATGGAAGGGCTCCTGGCGCGGTCCGTCGTCGTGATCAGCCCTCAAGGCGAAGTGGTTTACACCCAGCTCGTCCCGGAAATCGGTCAGGAACCCGACTACGATTCGGCGATTACGGCCGCCCGGGGCTAA
- a CDS encoding amino acid permease — protein MQMIAIGGAIGTGLFLASGGTIADAGPGGALAAYAVIGLMVLLLMQSLGEMAAHLPVAGSFQTYATRFVSPSFGFAMGWNYWFNWAITVAAELVAAGLIMSFWLPDVPGWIWAAVFLVLLTALNALSARAYGEGEFWLAAVKVAAVIVFLIAGILMIVGIIGGNSPGFSNWTEGDAPFSGGFISIISVFMIAGFSFQGTEMIGVAAGEAENPRRDVPKALRSVFWRIMLFYIGAIAVIGFLIPYTDPNLLRSDESDIAFSPFTLVFERAGVAFAASLMNAVILTAILSAGNSGLYASTRMLLSLALEGKAPKIFARVNKRGIPMPALIATACVGLAGFITAVVGQGAAYTWLVNISGLSGFIVWVGIAVCHFRFRRAYVAQGFDLKDLPYKAPLFPLGPIIAFVLCIVVILGQNYEAVFKGQLFHVLSSYIGLPVFLLVWLGHKLITRSKSVTLEEADVQSLAPRNHNV, from the coding sequence ATGCAGATGATCGCCATTGGCGGCGCCATCGGCACTGGACTTTTTCTCGCCTCCGGCGGAACCATCGCGGACGCTGGCCCAGGAGGCGCACTCGCGGCCTACGCCGTCATCGGTCTGATGGTCCTCTTGCTCATGCAATCTCTGGGGGAAATGGCCGCCCATCTGCCGGTGGCCGGATCGTTCCAGACGTACGCTACGCGATTTGTGAGCCCGTCCTTCGGCTTCGCGATGGGATGGAACTATTGGTTCAACTGGGCCATCACGGTTGCCGCCGAACTGGTGGCGGCCGGGCTCATCATGTCGTTCTGGCTGCCCGACGTGCCGGGCTGGATTTGGGCTGCAGTGTTTCTGGTCTTGCTGACGGCGCTCAACGCGCTGTCGGCACGCGCTTATGGCGAAGGCGAGTTCTGGCTGGCAGCCGTCAAGGTTGCGGCCGTCATCGTTTTCCTGATTGCCGGGATCCTGATGATCGTGGGCATCATCGGCGGGAACTCCCCGGGCTTCTCGAATTGGACCGAAGGGGACGCACCCTTCAGCGGTGGGTTCATCTCGATCATTTCGGTCTTCATGATCGCCGGCTTCTCGTTCCAGGGAACCGAAATGATCGGTGTGGCCGCGGGCGAAGCCGAGAATCCGCGCCGGGACGTCCCCAAAGCGTTGCGTTCCGTGTTCTGGCGCATCATGCTCTTCTACATTGGAGCTATTGCGGTGATCGGTTTTCTGATTCCGTACACCGACCCGAACCTGCTGAGAAGCGACGAATCGGATATCGCTTTCTCCCCCTTCACCCTGGTTTTCGAAAGAGCCGGGGTCGCATTTGCCGCTTCCCTCATGAACGCCGTGATCCTCACGGCCATCCTTTCAGCGGGCAATTCAGGTCTCTACGCTTCGACCCGTATGCTTCTTTCCCTCGCGCTCGAAGGCAAGGCACCGAAAATTTTTGCCAGAGTGAATAAGCGCGGGATACCCATGCCCGCCTTGATCGCGACGGCGTGTGTCGGCCTGGCCGGATTCATCACGGCCGTGGTGGGGCAAGGTGCCGCCTACACGTGGTTGGTCAATATCTCCGGTCTTTCAGGATTCATCGTGTGGGTCGGGATAGCGGTATGCCATTTCAGATTCCGCAGGGCCTACGTGGCGCAGGGGTTTGATCTCAAGGACCTCCCGTACAAGGCGCCCCTTTTTCCTTTGGGGCCGATTATCGCTTTCGTGCTGTGCATTGTGGTCATCCTTGGCCAGAACTACGAGGCCGTTTTCAAGGGCCAGCTTTTCCATGTGTTGAGTTCCTACATCGGGTTGCCGGTCTTCTTGCTGGTGTGGCTTGGGCACAAACTCATCACTCGCTCGAAATCGGTGACCTTGGAGGAAGCTGACGTTCAGTCGTTGGCTCCGCGAAACCACAATGTCTGA